From Oncorhynchus mykiss isolate Arlee chromosome 6, USDA_OmykA_1.1, whole genome shotgun sequence, the proteins below share one genomic window:
- the LOC110525458 gene encoding probable G-protein coupled receptor 21, translating into MNSSSSDVNQSSSPFCLLGLGYSYNLNTCVLEVSVILFLTILIISGNLVVIFVFHCAPLLHHHTTSHFIQTMAYADLLVGVSCLVPSLSLLHYLKGLDEELTCKVFVYLVSVLKSVSMASLACISVDRYIAITRPFSYATLVTPCRLRVCIGLIWLYSALIFLPSLFGWGKPGYHGDIFRWCATSWQTDPGFSSFIVAVLYAPATLTVCFTYGSIFLICRQHTRKIIQRLTRFGPQGNERGERGEGCLDKRYAMVLFRITSVFYVLWMPYIVYFLLESAGLYCDLVASFLTTWLAISNSFCNCLIYSLSNSMFRKGLGHLFTSLFSPCLELDCCTEGKKGPAPPSQRPAQAC; encoded by the coding sequence ATGAACTCTTCCTCCTCTGATGTGAACCAAAGCAGCTCTCCTTTCTGCCTGCTGGGCCTGGGCTACTCCTACAACCTCAACACCTGCGTGCTGGAGGTGTCCGTCATTCTCTTCCTCACCATCCTCATCATCAGCGGCAACCTGGTGGTGATCTTTGTGTTCCACTGTGCTCCACTGCttcaccaccacaccaccagccACTTCATCCAGACCATGGCCTATGCAGACCTCCTGGTGGGGGTGAGTTGTCTGGTACcctccctgtccctgctccaCTACCTCAAGGGGCTGGACGAGGAGCTCACCTGTAAGGTGTTTGTCTACCTGGTGTCTGTGCTGAAGAGTGTGTCCATGGCGTCTCTGGCTTGTATTAGTGTTGACCGCTACATCGCTATCACACGGCCGTTCTCCTATGCTACGCTGGTCACACCATGTCGCCTGCGCGTCTGTATCGGCCTCATCTGGCTCTACTCCGCCCTCATCTTCCTGCCCTCCCTCTTCGGGTGGGGGAAGCCTGGCTACCACGGAGATATATTTCGCTGGTGTGCGACCTCGTGGCAGACCGATCCGGGCTTCAGCTCATTCATCGTGGCTGTGCTGTATGCTCCAGCCACCCTCACTGTGTGTTTCACCTATGGGAGCATCTTCCTCATCTGCCGTCAGCACACCCGCAAGATCATCCAACGCCTCACACGCTTCGGCCCCCAGGGGAACGAGAGGGGCGAGCGTGGTGAAGGGTGCCTGGATAAGCGCTACGCCATGGTGTTGTTCCGTATTACCAGCGTGTTCTACGTGCTCTGGATGCCCTACATCGTCTACTTCCTGCTGGAGAGCGCCGGCCTCTATTGCGACCTGGTGGCCTCCTTCCTCACCACATGGCTAGCCATCAGCAACAGCTTCTGCAACTGCCTCATCTATAGTCTCTCCAACAGCATGTTCCGGAAGGGCCTGGGCCACCTGTTCACATCACTTTTTTCCCCCTGTCTGGAACTGGACTGCTGCACCGAGGGGAAGAAGGGTCCTGCTCCACCCAGCCAGCGCCCAGCCCAGGCCTGCTAG